CATGGTATCACTTTGTAGGTTTGCTGGAGCCTACACGTATTGATAAGGGAAGAAACAGAGAAGAAAGTCTTAATTTCAGATCTTCTGTTTGCCTGACTTTTGAGAATTTTGCACAGGATTTTGGCGAATCGGCAGTCTGCTGCTCGTTCTAAAGAGAGAAAGGCCCGTTATATATCTGAACTTGAGAGAAAAGTGCAGACCCTTCAAACAGAAGCAACCACTCTTTCTGCACAATTGACCCTTATCCAGGTACTTCTTCCTTTTTTGGGAACTTATGTTCttcgtacatcttaccctccccagaccccacgctgtgggaatacactgggtttgttgttgttgttgttatgttctATGTTCTAACATCTCTAGATACTTGCACAAACTCTCAACTTATTCCATCAACTTTGGTTATTTTTGGTCTGTAAACTATACACGAataataatttgttttttttcaaagaaagtttcttgACAAGAATAATACCTTGAATGAACTCAAACCATATCTGTTTAAATGAATAGAATCGTTGAtgtcaaaattcaaaaacttattCCTTTTTCTGAAAGTCTTAACATGGCcgggaaaaaattaaaataaaattaacataacTTCCATCATTTGGGGTAAAAAGGACTTTTTTTTGACTATATATCGTCCCAAATAGTTAAGATTTTCCTCTGAAGAAGTCTGCCATGTATGGCAACAATCCTACAATGAATTTTGCAAGTTATGTGCCCTGAAGGAGAAATACCTCTCTCACAGGGAAGTGCAGAAGGGTAtacaaaggaaaaacaaaaatacagGTGGCGAAGTTTCAAAgatgttttgatattttatcaAGTCAATTTCCAGTATATATTAGTattaattttctttgaaattattTCATTTACTTCTTGCAATAATCTAATGTTATGGCTGTTTCTGTTTCCTTCTGCAGAGGGATACAACTGGACTTACTAATGAGAATACAGAGCTTAAGCTCAGGTTgcaagctatggaacaacaagcTCAGTTACGTGATGGTAAGCTCCCCATCTATTGCTTTTCGCTGCACTGTTGCAACATTATCTTTGATATAAACAGTCATTTTCACTTCCATCTCGAAATTGTCAGCTACTTGTAAACTCCTGGCCTCGAGGATAGTCTGAATAAACAAAACTTAATATTACTTTTCTAATCAACACTTATCCCTCTACTCTGAGACAATAATGGTTCATCTGTGATAGAGCAATTACCGATGCTTTGCAAATCTTACTCATGGCATTCCAAATTTACAGCTCTGAATGAAGCACTGAAGCAGGAAGTTGAAAGACTTAAAATAGCTACAGGGCAGATATCAGCTTCCTCAGATGCATACAATTCAGGAATGCAGCAAATTCCATATAACCGACCAGCGTTCTTTCCTCATCAACCGCAGCCAGGGCCAAGTGAATCACAGAACATACAGATGCCGCAGTTTCACCACATCCAGGGCAGCATGTCTAATCCGCGTCACCCTCTACATGCTGGACATGCACAGGCTCTGGCAGACGCAATGCAACAAGATCCCCTCAGTCGTTTTCAGGGTCTTGATATCAGTAGCAGGGGTTCTCATCTTGTAAAGACTGAAGTCCCCTCCATTTCTGCCAGTCAAAGCAGCAGTACATTCTAATAGAGTTGCGAAATTGTGCATTCCCCTCCCAACATATTTATTTAACTGTCCATAGACTGACACGTGTTTAACATCAGGATtcattattcttaaaaaaatttatttaggtaTTTGTCCCATTTGACTCGAGTATAGGATTAACAGGTCATGGAAGTATTTCTGTTTCTGTTCATTTTCCTTAATCTGAACCGGACTTTGTGATTTATTCATGTGACATTACTTGGTGTCTATAGTTTCTGGTGTGAGGTCTTATGTGTCACACTTTGTGTTGTTGCATACTTCAGTTTGTGAAGTATCTTCTCTCTATGATTGAGTAATTAATGTATGGGTCAAAAAGTAGTACTTATAATTCATTGTATTAGTTGTAAATTTCCCATGTTTCTTACTTACGGGTTTTCTTGCCGCTGAGTAGTAGAACATGTTTTTCACTTCATTTCATTGGCAAGACATATTATGCAAAAATGCAGGCTCGTTGGGTCCATTGTTCATCAGCTAGGTAAAATGTTTAGTCAGAGTACCTGAATGTTGAATTTGGTCGTAACTGGCGGGCCACTTATACGTAATAGAAGATTGAAATTGAGGGAGCTATGGATCCATCGACAGAGAATGCAATATATGAGAACTTAAGATATGTGTTTCCCTTAAAAATGGTACAGTTAGATTTGTATATGGGGTCGTTTTAGTTTAACTGCttttaaattagttttgaatttttctacGTGCCGAAGCATGACAATCAATAAAAAAGTAACTAAGTAGAGTcaataaaaaagagagaagtaTTATATCCAGTGTTCCCAAGCTAGAGGGCCGATTTCGAGCCTTCAGGTTCGTTGCTGTGGAACACTATTATTTCGAGAGAATAGTAAATGCAGAACAAGACGAACTTGAAATAAAATTTCTTTCTATTGCTCTACCAGGTTCTAAGGTCATTCACTAATCATTGAACGCCGCTGGTCCTTCCTTAATCGGTGCCAACCAATTTTTTGGCTGTGCTCGCCCTCACAGCTTTCCTTCCTGACATTCTTTTCTATGCTCTCCTTTTGTCCACATAATATGTCCCGCGTCCTTCCGAATCGGCCTCATCCAAAAGAGTTCCAACCACGCCACTTATCTCTGCATATTTCCCACGTTGTACCCTATTCATTGACATGTGTCCGCCATGGCATTTGAGCATATTTCACCCAATACAGGTGCCACCAAGACTTCCCATCTCCACGTACTCTCCACGTAGGGATGGCAATGCAGTGGTGCGGGTATAGGGTGGTGCGGGTTTTAGACTATGTGGGTGCGGTGCGGGGGTGGGGTGggtttaagtaatttttttttaaatggtgcaGGGCGGGGCGGGTTGCGGGTATATGtgggtttaaattaaaaaagagttcaaaattagtgttattttagtaaatctacctaaaattatatgtattcttcacttataattttatgatacttaaaacaaCATGTATAACACTAAAATTAAAcgattttataacttttttaatctatttactcaccttaatgaaaattttatatttgatcaTTTACTTGTACACGTGATACTTTTCTgataatttcttagtgaaaagtgatataatagaaattggtagttattatttcctagtattgaaaatattatggttttcagtggagttacaaatttttcaaaaaaacaaaaaacaaaaatgtaGGGCAGTGCGGGATGGTGTGGGTATGAGTATGAGGCGGGTTTGTGGGGGTTTAAAGGTGATGCGGAACTGTGCGGGTTGATTTTAAAATTCGCAGGTTTAGAAAAAACCTGCACCGAACCCACATCGCATCGCACCATTGCCACCCCTATCTCTATGTGTCCGCCATGTAGATCTAGTGGACATCACCTAATACAGATAGTACCCTCACTTTTAGAGGAAAGAACACTTGTGTTTGGAAAACGAGAATAAGGATTTCAGAAGTCCTTTTTAGTGGGAAACCGATTCGATCACTTATTGCCTACACACCCTGTCTTTTCACTCCAGTCCTTTCTGACACACATCATATATCTATTGGCCTTGAACGCTTAACTTTTCAAAGCACGGTTTCCCTTTCTCCTATAAATTGCTCTTCATCGCTTACTCCTTTCTCATTTTACAATCTCCTTCTTTATctcatattttctctttttaaaattcttcatAGTCGTCTCCCTTCCTGTTCTAGATCATGCATTAGTTATTTATTCCACCAAAGGATG
The Capsicum annuum cultivar UCD-10X-F1 chromosome 6, UCD10Xv1.1, whole genome shotgun sequence DNA segment above includes these coding regions:
- the LOC107873348 gene encoding transcription factor RF2b, producing the protein MQGPSNLNSVKLPNQPTSFSEAFRPSHHRRAHSEVNFRLPEDLDLVSDPFDVPAGSFEEMGSEDDFFSTYMDIEKLTGGSNLGDATGLDNAGAGGSQVGAETSDGEKSMMRPRHRHSNSVDISSLLLSESIEAKKAMAPDKLTELWTIDPKRAKRILANRQSAARSKERKARYISELERKVQTLQTEATTLSAQLTLIQRDTTGLTNENTELKLRLQAMEQQAQLRDALNEALKQEVERLKIATGQISASSDAYNSGMQQIPYNRPAFFPHQPQPGPSESQNIQMPQFHHIQGSMSNPRHPLHAGHAQALADAMQQDPLSRFQGLDISSRGSHLVKTEVPSISASQSSSTF